The sequence CCGCAGGTCTTGCAGGATATTCTGCGAGTCAACAGAGGGCAGGGTGTGCTGGTGTTGACGGATCTCATCGGCGCGACGCCAGCCAATATCGCCAAACGCGCAGTGGCCGATGCCCAGGCTAGCGGCGTGCAATGCTGCGTGTTAGCTGGTCTGAACACGCCCATGCTGCTTCGGGCATTGACCTACCGCAATCTGTCATTGGCCGAAACACGTGAAAAAGCGTTGGC comes from Bordetella holmesii ATCC 51541 and encodes:
- a CDS encoding PTS system fructose IIA component family protein; its protein translation is MTGIVIVVHAPLGSAMRESVRHVLGDTTDVLAVHDILPQDLPDDLVPQVLQDILRVNRGQGVLVLTDLIGATPANIAKRAVADAQASGVQCCVLAGLNTPMLLRALTYRNLSLAETREKALAGGVQGCLRVD